The genomic stretch GACCCCGCCGAGCTGCCCACCTACGGGCTCAACGGCTCGCGGCTGCCGATGAGCACCTTCGACACCACCCCCGGCGTGGAGATCGTCGGCGGCTCGCTGGGGCACGGGCTGGGCCAGGGCGTGGGCATGGCGCTGGGGCTACGCCTCGACGGGTCGCCGGCCCGGGTGTTCGTCGAGCTCTCCGACGGCGAGCTGGACGAGGGGTCGACGTGGGAGTCGGCGATGGGCGGGGCCACGTTCGGCTGCGACAACCTGGTCGCGCTGGTCGACTGCAACGGCATCCAGGCCGACGGCCCGGTGACGGTCGCGATCGAGCCGGTCGCGGACAAGTTCACCGCGTTCGGCTGGACCACGCAGGAGATCGACGGCAACGACATGCAGGCCCTGGTCGACGCGCTGCAGGCGTGCCGGGCCAGGGACGGCCGGCCGAAGGCGATCGTGCTGCGCACCACCCCCGGCTGCGGCGTGCCCAGCCTGGTCGACCGGCCGCGGGCGCACTTCGTGCGGGTGACCGACGCCGAGTGGGCGGACCTGATGGACGAGCTGGAGGCCTCCCGTGGCCGGTGACATGGTTGTCGGAGACACGGTGAACCACGACACGGCCGTCTTCGGGCAGACCCGGGGCATGGGCGAGCTCGTCGAGGTGCCCGACCGGGTGACCGAGCTGGCCCCGTTCGGTACCGAGCTCGCGGCGCTGGGGGCCGAGCGGCCGGAGATCGTCGCGCTCACCGCCGACATGGCCCGCTACAGCGACGTCCTGCCCTTCCGCGACGCCCACCCCGAGCGGTTCTTCAACGTCGGCATGGCCGAGCAGAACCTCATCCTGACCGCGGCCGGGCTGGCCAAGACCGGCAAGATCGCCTACTGCACCACGTACTCGGTGTTCGTCACCCGGCGCGCCTACGACTTCGTCGCCATCGCCTGCGCGCACTCGATGGCCGACGTGAAGATCTTCGCGGGCATGCCCGGCCTGCTCAACGGCTACGGCGCCACGCACCAGGCCACCGAGGACCTGAACATGGTGCGGGGCATCGCCGACCTGACGGTGATCGACCCGTGCGACGCCACCGAGCTGCGGCAGGTGGTCCGCGCGGTCGCCGACATCCCCGGCACCGTCTACGTGCGGCTGCTGCGCGGCAACGTGCCGGTCGAGCTCGGCCCCGACTACCGGTTCGTGCCGGGCCAGGCGGCGCTGCTGCGCGAGGGCAGCGGGGTGGGGGTGATCTCGACCGGCTACATGACCGCCCGCGCGCTCGAGGCCGCCCGGCGGGCGCAGCGCGACGGGGTGCGGGCGGGGGTGCTGCACGTGCCCACGATCAAGCCGTTC from Blastococcus sp. PRF04-17 encodes the following:
- a CDS encoding transketolase family protein yields the protein MNHDTAVFGQTRGMGELVEVPDRVTELAPFGTELAALGAERPEIVALTADMARYSDVLPFRDAHPERFFNVGMAEQNLILTAAGLAKTGKIAYCTTYSVFVTRRAYDFVAIACAHSMADVKIFAGMPGLLNGYGATHQATEDLNMVRGIADLTVIDPCDATELRQVVRAVADIPGTVYVRLLRGNVPVELGPDYRFVPGQAALLREGSGVGVISTGYMTARALEAARRAQRDGVRAGVLHVPTIKPFDTEAVLDFAGRFDRLVVAENHKTTGGLATLVTEAMFDAGLLRPVLRVGLADEFFECGSQEYLEAKYGLDLPRMVRALVDGT
- a CDS encoding transketolase; the protein is MSTTSAAPAAVDVLALRDKAHALRRSMMEMTRGKGEGYIAQGLGIADVLAALYFSELRHDPARPDWPDRDRFLLSTGHYSIAMYAVLAEAGYLDPAELPTYGLNGSRLPMSTFDTTPGVEIVGGSLGHGLGQGVGMALGLRLDGSPARVFVELSDGELDEGSTWESAMGGATFGCDNLVALVDCNGIQADGPVTVAIEPVADKFTAFGWTTQEIDGNDMQALVDALQACRARDGRPKAIVLRTTPGCGVPSLVDRPRAHFVRVTDAEWADLMDELEASRGR